The following are from one region of the Tachysurus fulvidraco isolate hzauxx_2018 chromosome 15, HZAU_PFXX_2.0, whole genome shotgun sequence genome:
- the arhgap44a gene encoding rho GTPase-activating protein 44 isoform X9, producing MKKQFNRMRQLANQTVGRAEKTEVLSEDLLQVEKRLDLVKQVSHSTHKKLTACLQGQQGADVDKRSVKSPSKKLPLTTLAQCMVEGAAVLGDDSLLGKMLKLCGDTEDKLAQELIVFELQMERDVVEPLYILAEVDIPNIQKQRKHLAKLVLDMDSARTRWQQSCKSSSHPSNLAPAGAKADSLREEMEETANRMEICRDQLSADMYNFVAKEIDYANTFQTLIELQAEYHRKSLEILQCVLPQIKAHQEAWIEKPSYGKPLEEHLTLSGREIAFPIEACVTMLLECGMQEEGLFRVAPSASKLKKLKASLDCGVLDVQEYSADPHAIAGALKSYLRELPEPLMTSQLYDEWIQASNVQDMDKRLQALLTACEKLPTANLNNFRYLIKFLAKLTEYQDANKMTPGNIAIVLGPNLLWTHSEANMTEMMTTVSLQIVGIIEPIIQHADWFFPGDIEFNLTGSYGSPIHTNHNSNYSSMPSPDMDQSDRKQTHDQGRRPLSVATDNMMLEFYKKDGIRKIQSMGVRVMDTSWVKGKGASTLARKASSTPPSAQPPGSPADTFITEQPGELNTSPIPTPPPVDRASSKEVSPHRPDPTHAHAPHGDERPPPPYPSSSTTSHTPHHFYPKPPPCARPVAPGPESQPPDSPPSQLRWSSYGPPQPQALPSSSSSSSSSSSLDINSNPKPSCLHFPKHGPACELPDVNTSPLYIKTPLILTRNEVALGNPPSLPTSGPPPWAACPCARERGPPRLPSTLKSKELSPVIGHKAMQAAGQPVPPVGQQSNSQSPHSAEHSPHTLRKASKKLAPVPPKVPYGQSGAMSDQSTDLFSLEIPSINVNLDSLLDEFRVGAPCRSSLAMADSPEGEHVIEEEAQSTTL from the exons GGCAGAAAAAACAGAAGTATTAAGTGAAGATCTACTACAG GTGGAGAAGCGTCTGGACCTGGTGAAGCAGGTCTCCCACAGCACACATAAGAAGCTCACAGCCTGCTTGCAGGGACAACAAGGGGCTGATGTGGACAAGAGATCAGTCAAATCACCTTCG AAAAAGTTGCCCCTGACCACATTGGCTCAGTGTATGGTAGAGGGAGCTGCAGTATTAGGAGACGATTCTCTGCTAGG TAAGATGCTGAAGCTTTGTGGGGATACTGAAGATAAGCTGGCCCAGGAGCTCATTGTCTTTGAGCtccagatggagagagatgtgGTGGAACCTCTCTATATCCTGGCTGAG gtgGACATTCCCAACATACAGAAGCAAAGGAAACATCTAGCCAAGCTTGTTTTGGACATGGATTCGGCACGGACACG GTGGCAGCAGTCATGCAAGTCCTCTAGTCACCCTAGCAATCTTGCCCCAGCTGGGGCAAAAGCAGACTCACTCCGAGAGGAGATGGAAGAGACGGCCAATCGCATGGAGATCTGCAGG gACCAGTTGTCAGCTGACATGTACAACTTTGTGGCCAAAGAAATAGACTATGCAAACACCTTTCAGACG CTTATAGAGCTTCAAGCAGAGTATCACAGGAAGTCTCTGGAGATTCTGCAGTGTGTGCTGCCACAGATTAAAGCTCACCAGG AGGCTTGGATAGAGAAGCCATCCTATGGCAAGCCTTTAGAGGAGCATCTGACCCTCAGTGGCAGAGAGATAGCCTTTCCTATTGAGGCATGTGTCACCATGCTGCTGGAGTGTGGCATGCAGGAGGAG GGTTTGTTCCGTGTGGCCCCGTCAGCATCCAAACTGAAGAAGTTGAAGGCATCTCTAGATTGTGGTGTTCTGGATGTGCAGGAATACTCTGCAGATCCTCATGCTATAGCAG GAGCTCTAAAGTCATATCTCCGTGAACTCCCTGAACCTCTAATGACCTCTCAGCTCTATGATGAGTGGATTCAGGCTTCAAA TGTTCAAGATATGGACAAGAGGCTCCAAGCCCTACTGACTGCATGTGAGAAACTTCCAACAGCCAATTTAAACAACTTCAG ATACTTGATTAAATTCCTAGCCAAGCTAACTGAGTACCAGGATGCCAATAAAATGACACCTGGTAACATTGCAATAGTGTTGGGACCCAATCTGCTGTGGACACATTCTGAAGC gaacatgacagaaatgatgacCACAGTATCTCTGCAAATCGTTGGCATCATTGAGCCTATCATCCAGCATGCCGACTGGTTTTTCCCAGGAG ATATTGAGTTCAACCTGACAGGCAGCTACGGTAGCCCCATCCACACCAACCACAACTCCAACTACAGCTCAATGCCCTCACCAGACATGGACCAATCAGATCGCAAGCAGACGCACGACCAAGGCCGACGCCCCCTCAGCGTTGCCACTGACAACATGATGCTGGAGTTCTACAAAAAGGATGG CATTAGGAAAATACAAAG TATGGGAGTCAGAGTGATGGACACATCTTGGGTGAAGGGTAAAGGTGCATCCACGCTTGCTCGAAAAGCCTCATCTACCCCTCCTAGCGCCCAGCCGCCTGGATCGCCTGCTGACACATTCATAACTGAGCAGCCTGGAGAGCTGAACACATCTCCCATTCCTACCCCTCCTCCAGTAGACAGGGCTAG CTCCAAAGAGGTGTCACCCCATCGGCCGGACCCCACTCATGCCCATGCGCCACACGGGGATGAGCGGCCACCCCCTCCTTACCCCTCCTCCTCTACCACCTCCCACACCCCTCACCACTTCTATCCCAAGCCCCCTCCCTGTGCAAGGCCAGTGGCCCCAGGGCCTGAGTCACAGCCCCCTGACTCTCCACCCTCCCAATTACGCTGGTCCAGCTATGGCCCTCCTCAACCCCAAGCACtcccttcttcctcttcttcctcctcttcctcttcttctcttgaCATTAACTCCAACCCCAAGCCCAGCTGCCTGCATTTCCCCAAACACGGCCCAGCATGTGAGCTGCCAGACGTGAACACATCCCCTCTCTACATTAAAACACCCCTCATTTTGACCCGCAACGAGGTGGCCCTCGGAAACCCCCCTAGCCTTCCCACATCTGGCCCCCCTCCGTGGGCTGCCTGTCCATGTGCCCGTGAACGAGGACCCCCCAGGCTGCCTAG CACTCTAAAGAGCAAGGAGCTCTCACCTGTGATTGGCCATAAGGCCATGCAGGCAGCAGGACAGCCAGTGCCCCCTGTTGGCCAGCAAAGCAACAGCCAATCACCTCACTCAGCTGAGCACAGCCCTCACACTCTGCGCAAAG CCTCAAAGAAGTTGGCCCCTGTGCCACCCAAGGTTCCCTACGGCCAGTCAGGGGCGATGTCCGACCAGTCCACAG
- the arhgap44a gene encoding rho GTPase-activating protein 44 isoform X8: protein MKKQFNRMRQLANQTVGRAEKTEVLSEDLLQVEKRLDLVKQVSHSTHKKLTACLQGQQGADVDKRSVKSPSKKLPLTTLAQCMVEGAAVLGDDSLLGKMLKLCGDTEDKLAQELIVFELQMERDVVEPLYILAEVDIPNIQKQRKHLAKLVLDMDSARTRWQQSCKSSSHPSNLAPAGAKADSLREEMEETANRMEICRDQLSADMYNFVAKEIDYANTFQTLIELQAEYHRKSLEILQCVLPQIKAHQEAWIEKPSYGKPLEEHLTLSGREIAFPIEACVTMLLECGMQEEGLFRVAPSASKLKKLKASLDCGVLDVQEYSADPHAIAGALKSYLRELPEPLMTSQLYDEWIQASNVQDMDKRLQALLTACEKLPTANLNNFRYLIKFLAKLTEYQDANKMTPGNIAIVLGPNLLWTHSEANMTEMMTTVSLQIVGIIEPIIQHADWFFPGDIEFNLTGSYGSPIHTNHNSNYSSMPSPDMDQSDRKQTHDQGRRPLSVATDNMMLEFYKKDGIRKIQSMGVRVMDTSWVKGKGASTLARKASSTPPSAQPPGSPADTFITEQPGELNTSPIPTPPPVDRASSKEVSPHRPDPTHAHAPHGDERPPPPYPSSSTTSHTPHHFYPKPPPCARPVAPGPESQPPDSPPSQLRWSSYGPPQPQALPSSSSSSSSSSSLDINSNPKPSCLHFPKHGPACELPDVNTSPLYIKTPLILTRNEVALGNPPSLPTSGPPPWAACPCARERGPPRLPSTLKSKELSPVIGHKAMQAAGQPVPPVGQQSNSQSPHSAEHSPHTLRKASKKLAPVPPKVPYGQSGAMSDQSTADLFSLEIPSINVNLDSLLDEFRVGAPCRSSLAMADSPEGEHVIEEEAQSTTL from the exons GGCAGAAAAAACAGAAGTATTAAGTGAAGATCTACTACAG GTGGAGAAGCGTCTGGACCTGGTGAAGCAGGTCTCCCACAGCACACATAAGAAGCTCACAGCCTGCTTGCAGGGACAACAAGGGGCTGATGTGGACAAGAGATCAGTCAAATCACCTTCG AAAAAGTTGCCCCTGACCACATTGGCTCAGTGTATGGTAGAGGGAGCTGCAGTATTAGGAGACGATTCTCTGCTAGG TAAGATGCTGAAGCTTTGTGGGGATACTGAAGATAAGCTGGCCCAGGAGCTCATTGTCTTTGAGCtccagatggagagagatgtgGTGGAACCTCTCTATATCCTGGCTGAG gtgGACATTCCCAACATACAGAAGCAAAGGAAACATCTAGCCAAGCTTGTTTTGGACATGGATTCGGCACGGACACG GTGGCAGCAGTCATGCAAGTCCTCTAGTCACCCTAGCAATCTTGCCCCAGCTGGGGCAAAAGCAGACTCACTCCGAGAGGAGATGGAAGAGACGGCCAATCGCATGGAGATCTGCAGG gACCAGTTGTCAGCTGACATGTACAACTTTGTGGCCAAAGAAATAGACTATGCAAACACCTTTCAGACG CTTATAGAGCTTCAAGCAGAGTATCACAGGAAGTCTCTGGAGATTCTGCAGTGTGTGCTGCCACAGATTAAAGCTCACCAGG AGGCTTGGATAGAGAAGCCATCCTATGGCAAGCCTTTAGAGGAGCATCTGACCCTCAGTGGCAGAGAGATAGCCTTTCCTATTGAGGCATGTGTCACCATGCTGCTGGAGTGTGGCATGCAGGAGGAG GGTTTGTTCCGTGTGGCCCCGTCAGCATCCAAACTGAAGAAGTTGAAGGCATCTCTAGATTGTGGTGTTCTGGATGTGCAGGAATACTCTGCAGATCCTCATGCTATAGCAG GAGCTCTAAAGTCATATCTCCGTGAACTCCCTGAACCTCTAATGACCTCTCAGCTCTATGATGAGTGGATTCAGGCTTCAAA TGTTCAAGATATGGACAAGAGGCTCCAAGCCCTACTGACTGCATGTGAGAAACTTCCAACAGCCAATTTAAACAACTTCAG ATACTTGATTAAATTCCTAGCCAAGCTAACTGAGTACCAGGATGCCAATAAAATGACACCTGGTAACATTGCAATAGTGTTGGGACCCAATCTGCTGTGGACACATTCTGAAGC gaacatgacagaaatgatgacCACAGTATCTCTGCAAATCGTTGGCATCATTGAGCCTATCATCCAGCATGCCGACTGGTTTTTCCCAGGAG ATATTGAGTTCAACCTGACAGGCAGCTACGGTAGCCCCATCCACACCAACCACAACTCCAACTACAGCTCAATGCCCTCACCAGACATGGACCAATCAGATCGCAAGCAGACGCACGACCAAGGCCGACGCCCCCTCAGCGTTGCCACTGACAACATGATGCTGGAGTTCTACAAAAAGGATGG CATTAGGAAAATACAAAG TATGGGAGTCAGAGTGATGGACACATCTTGGGTGAAGGGTAAAGGTGCATCCACGCTTGCTCGAAAAGCCTCATCTACCCCTCCTAGCGCCCAGCCGCCTGGATCGCCTGCTGACACATTCATAACTGAGCAGCCTGGAGAGCTGAACACATCTCCCATTCCTACCCCTCCTCCAGTAGACAGGGCTAG CTCCAAAGAGGTGTCACCCCATCGGCCGGACCCCACTCATGCCCATGCGCCACACGGGGATGAGCGGCCACCCCCTCCTTACCCCTCCTCCTCTACCACCTCCCACACCCCTCACCACTTCTATCCCAAGCCCCCTCCCTGTGCAAGGCCAGTGGCCCCAGGGCCTGAGTCACAGCCCCCTGACTCTCCACCCTCCCAATTACGCTGGTCCAGCTATGGCCCTCCTCAACCCCAAGCACtcccttcttcctcttcttcctcctcttcctcttcttctcttgaCATTAACTCCAACCCCAAGCCCAGCTGCCTGCATTTCCCCAAACACGGCCCAGCATGTGAGCTGCCAGACGTGAACACATCCCCTCTCTACATTAAAACACCCCTCATTTTGACCCGCAACGAGGTGGCCCTCGGAAACCCCCCTAGCCTTCCCACATCTGGCCCCCCTCCGTGGGCTGCCTGTCCATGTGCCCGTGAACGAGGACCCCCCAGGCTGCCTAG CACTCTAAAGAGCAAGGAGCTCTCACCTGTGATTGGCCATAAGGCCATGCAGGCAGCAGGACAGCCAGTGCCCCCTGTTGGCCAGCAAAGCAACAGCCAATCACCTCACTCAGCTGAGCACAGCCCTCACACTCTGCGCAAAG CCTCAAAGAAGTTGGCCCCTGTGCCACCCAAGGTTCCCTACGGCCAGTCAGGGGCGATGTCCGACCAGTCCACAG
- the arhgap44a gene encoding rho GTPase-activating protein 44 isoform X7, whose protein sequence is MKKQFNRMRQLANQTVGRAEKTEVLSEDLLQVEKRLDLVKQVSHSTHKKLTACLQGQQGADVDKRSVKSPSKKLPLTTLAQCMVEGAAVLGDDSLLGKMLKLCGDTEDKLAQELIVFELQMERDVVEPLYILAEVDIPNIQKQRKHLAKLVLDMDSARTRWQQSCKSSSHPSNLAPAGAKADSLREEMEETANRMEICRDQLSADMYNFVAKEIDYANTFQTLIELQAEYHRKSLEILQCVLPQIKAHQEAWIEKPSYGKPLEEHLTLSGREIAFPIEACVTMLLECGMQEEGLFRVAPSASKLKKLKASLDCGVLDVQEYSADPHAIAGALKSYLRELPEPLMTSQLYDEWIQASNVQDMDKRLQALLTACEKLPTANLNNFRYLIKFLAKLTEYQDANKMTPGNIAIVLGPNLLWTHSEANMTEMMTTVSLQIVGIIEPIIQHADWFFPGDIEFNLTGSYGSPIHTNHNSNYSSMPSPDMDQSDRKQTHDQGRRPLSVATDNMMLEFYKKDGIRKIQSMGVRVMDTSWVKGKGASTLARKASSTPPSAQPPGSPADTFITEQPGELNTSPIPTPPPVDRASSKEVSPHRPDPTHAHAPHGDERPPPPYPSSSTTSHTPHHFYPKPPPCARPVAPGPESQPPDSPPSQLRWSSYGPPQPQALPSSSSSSSSSSSLDINSNPKPSCLHFPKHGPACELPDVNTSPLYIKTPLILTRNEVALGNPPSLPTSGPPPWAACPCARERGPPRLPSTLKSKELSPVIGHKAMQAAGQPVPPVGQQSNSQSPHSAEHSPHTLRKAASKKLAPVPPKVPYGQSGAMSDQSTDLFSLEIPSINVNLDSLLDEFRVGAPCRSSLAMADSPEGEHVIEEEAQSTTL, encoded by the exons GGCAGAAAAAACAGAAGTATTAAGTGAAGATCTACTACAG GTGGAGAAGCGTCTGGACCTGGTGAAGCAGGTCTCCCACAGCACACATAAGAAGCTCACAGCCTGCTTGCAGGGACAACAAGGGGCTGATGTGGACAAGAGATCAGTCAAATCACCTTCG AAAAAGTTGCCCCTGACCACATTGGCTCAGTGTATGGTAGAGGGAGCTGCAGTATTAGGAGACGATTCTCTGCTAGG TAAGATGCTGAAGCTTTGTGGGGATACTGAAGATAAGCTGGCCCAGGAGCTCATTGTCTTTGAGCtccagatggagagagatgtgGTGGAACCTCTCTATATCCTGGCTGAG gtgGACATTCCCAACATACAGAAGCAAAGGAAACATCTAGCCAAGCTTGTTTTGGACATGGATTCGGCACGGACACG GTGGCAGCAGTCATGCAAGTCCTCTAGTCACCCTAGCAATCTTGCCCCAGCTGGGGCAAAAGCAGACTCACTCCGAGAGGAGATGGAAGAGACGGCCAATCGCATGGAGATCTGCAGG gACCAGTTGTCAGCTGACATGTACAACTTTGTGGCCAAAGAAATAGACTATGCAAACACCTTTCAGACG CTTATAGAGCTTCAAGCAGAGTATCACAGGAAGTCTCTGGAGATTCTGCAGTGTGTGCTGCCACAGATTAAAGCTCACCAGG AGGCTTGGATAGAGAAGCCATCCTATGGCAAGCCTTTAGAGGAGCATCTGACCCTCAGTGGCAGAGAGATAGCCTTTCCTATTGAGGCATGTGTCACCATGCTGCTGGAGTGTGGCATGCAGGAGGAG GGTTTGTTCCGTGTGGCCCCGTCAGCATCCAAACTGAAGAAGTTGAAGGCATCTCTAGATTGTGGTGTTCTGGATGTGCAGGAATACTCTGCAGATCCTCATGCTATAGCAG GAGCTCTAAAGTCATATCTCCGTGAACTCCCTGAACCTCTAATGACCTCTCAGCTCTATGATGAGTGGATTCAGGCTTCAAA TGTTCAAGATATGGACAAGAGGCTCCAAGCCCTACTGACTGCATGTGAGAAACTTCCAACAGCCAATTTAAACAACTTCAG ATACTTGATTAAATTCCTAGCCAAGCTAACTGAGTACCAGGATGCCAATAAAATGACACCTGGTAACATTGCAATAGTGTTGGGACCCAATCTGCTGTGGACACATTCTGAAGC gaacatgacagaaatgatgacCACAGTATCTCTGCAAATCGTTGGCATCATTGAGCCTATCATCCAGCATGCCGACTGGTTTTTCCCAGGAG ATATTGAGTTCAACCTGACAGGCAGCTACGGTAGCCCCATCCACACCAACCACAACTCCAACTACAGCTCAATGCCCTCACCAGACATGGACCAATCAGATCGCAAGCAGACGCACGACCAAGGCCGACGCCCCCTCAGCGTTGCCACTGACAACATGATGCTGGAGTTCTACAAAAAGGATGG CATTAGGAAAATACAAAG TATGGGAGTCAGAGTGATGGACACATCTTGGGTGAAGGGTAAAGGTGCATCCACGCTTGCTCGAAAAGCCTCATCTACCCCTCCTAGCGCCCAGCCGCCTGGATCGCCTGCTGACACATTCATAACTGAGCAGCCTGGAGAGCTGAACACATCTCCCATTCCTACCCCTCCTCCAGTAGACAGGGCTAG CTCCAAAGAGGTGTCACCCCATCGGCCGGACCCCACTCATGCCCATGCGCCACACGGGGATGAGCGGCCACCCCCTCCTTACCCCTCCTCCTCTACCACCTCCCACACCCCTCACCACTTCTATCCCAAGCCCCCTCCCTGTGCAAGGCCAGTGGCCCCAGGGCCTGAGTCACAGCCCCCTGACTCTCCACCCTCCCAATTACGCTGGTCCAGCTATGGCCCTCCTCAACCCCAAGCACtcccttcttcctcttcttcctcctcttcctcttcttctcttgaCATTAACTCCAACCCCAAGCCCAGCTGCCTGCATTTCCCCAAACACGGCCCAGCATGTGAGCTGCCAGACGTGAACACATCCCCTCTCTACATTAAAACACCCCTCATTTTGACCCGCAACGAGGTGGCCCTCGGAAACCCCCCTAGCCTTCCCACATCTGGCCCCCCTCCGTGGGCTGCCTGTCCATGTGCCCGTGAACGAGGACCCCCCAGGCTGCCTAG CACTCTAAAGAGCAAGGAGCTCTCACCTGTGATTGGCCATAAGGCCATGCAGGCAGCAGGACAGCCAGTGCCCCCTGTTGGCCAGCAAAGCAACAGCCAATCACCTCACTCAGCTGAGCACAGCCCTCACACTCTGCGCAAAG cAGCCTCAAAGAAGTTGGCCCCTGTGCCACCCAAGGTTCCCTACGGCCAGTCAGGGGCGATGTCCGACCAGTCCACAG
- the arhgap44a gene encoding rho GTPase-activating protein 44 isoform X6: protein MKKQFNRMRQLANQTVGRAEKTEVLSEDLLQVEKRLDLVKQVSHSTHKKLTACLQGQQGADVDKRSVKSPSKKLPLTTLAQCMVEGAAVLGDDSLLGKMLKLCGDTEDKLAQELIVFELQMERDVVEPLYILAEVDIPNIQKQRKHLAKLVLDMDSARTRWQQSCKSSSHPSNLAPAGAKADSLREEMEETANRMEICRDQLSADMYNFVAKEIDYANTFQTLIELQAEYHRKSLEILQCVLPQIKAHQEAWIEKPSYGKPLEEHLTLSGREIAFPIEACVTMLLECGMQEEGLFRVAPSASKLKKLKASLDCGVLDVQEYSADPHAIAGALKSYLRELPEPLMTSQLYDEWIQASNVQDMDKRLQALLTACEKLPTANLNNFRYLIKFLAKLTEYQDANKMTPGNIAIVLGPNLLWTHSEANMTEMMTTVSLQIVGIIEPIIQHADWFFPGDIEFNLTGSYGSPIHTNHNSNYSSMPSPDMDQSDRKQTHDQGRRPLSVATDNMMLEFYKKDGIRKIQSMGVRVMDTSWVKGKGASTLARKASSTPPSAQPPGSPADTFITEQPGELNTSPIPTPPPVDRASSKEVSPHRPDPTHAHAPHGDERPPPPYPSSSTTSHTPHHFYPKPPPCARPVAPGPESQPPDSPPSQLRWSSYGPPQPQALPSSSSSSSSSSSLDINSNPKPSCLHFPKHGPACELPDVNTSPLYIKTPLILTRNEVALGNPPSLPTSGPPPWAACPCARERGPPRLPSTLKSKELSPVIGHKAMQAAGQPVPPVGQQSNSQSPHSAEHSPHTLRKAASKKLAPVPPKVPYGQSGAMSDQSTADLFSLEIPSINVNLDSLLDEFRVGAPCRSSLAMADSPEGEHVIEEEAQSTTL, encoded by the exons GGCAGAAAAAACAGAAGTATTAAGTGAAGATCTACTACAG GTGGAGAAGCGTCTGGACCTGGTGAAGCAGGTCTCCCACAGCACACATAAGAAGCTCACAGCCTGCTTGCAGGGACAACAAGGGGCTGATGTGGACAAGAGATCAGTCAAATCACCTTCG AAAAAGTTGCCCCTGACCACATTGGCTCAGTGTATGGTAGAGGGAGCTGCAGTATTAGGAGACGATTCTCTGCTAGG TAAGATGCTGAAGCTTTGTGGGGATACTGAAGATAAGCTGGCCCAGGAGCTCATTGTCTTTGAGCtccagatggagagagatgtgGTGGAACCTCTCTATATCCTGGCTGAG gtgGACATTCCCAACATACAGAAGCAAAGGAAACATCTAGCCAAGCTTGTTTTGGACATGGATTCGGCACGGACACG GTGGCAGCAGTCATGCAAGTCCTCTAGTCACCCTAGCAATCTTGCCCCAGCTGGGGCAAAAGCAGACTCACTCCGAGAGGAGATGGAAGAGACGGCCAATCGCATGGAGATCTGCAGG gACCAGTTGTCAGCTGACATGTACAACTTTGTGGCCAAAGAAATAGACTATGCAAACACCTTTCAGACG CTTATAGAGCTTCAAGCAGAGTATCACAGGAAGTCTCTGGAGATTCTGCAGTGTGTGCTGCCACAGATTAAAGCTCACCAGG AGGCTTGGATAGAGAAGCCATCCTATGGCAAGCCTTTAGAGGAGCATCTGACCCTCAGTGGCAGAGAGATAGCCTTTCCTATTGAGGCATGTGTCACCATGCTGCTGGAGTGTGGCATGCAGGAGGAG GGTTTGTTCCGTGTGGCCCCGTCAGCATCCAAACTGAAGAAGTTGAAGGCATCTCTAGATTGTGGTGTTCTGGATGTGCAGGAATACTCTGCAGATCCTCATGCTATAGCAG GAGCTCTAAAGTCATATCTCCGTGAACTCCCTGAACCTCTAATGACCTCTCAGCTCTATGATGAGTGGATTCAGGCTTCAAA TGTTCAAGATATGGACAAGAGGCTCCAAGCCCTACTGACTGCATGTGAGAAACTTCCAACAGCCAATTTAAACAACTTCAG ATACTTGATTAAATTCCTAGCCAAGCTAACTGAGTACCAGGATGCCAATAAAATGACACCTGGTAACATTGCAATAGTGTTGGGACCCAATCTGCTGTGGACACATTCTGAAGC gaacatgacagaaatgatgacCACAGTATCTCTGCAAATCGTTGGCATCATTGAGCCTATCATCCAGCATGCCGACTGGTTTTTCCCAGGAG ATATTGAGTTCAACCTGACAGGCAGCTACGGTAGCCCCATCCACACCAACCACAACTCCAACTACAGCTCAATGCCCTCACCAGACATGGACCAATCAGATCGCAAGCAGACGCACGACCAAGGCCGACGCCCCCTCAGCGTTGCCACTGACAACATGATGCTGGAGTTCTACAAAAAGGATGG CATTAGGAAAATACAAAG TATGGGAGTCAGAGTGATGGACACATCTTGGGTGAAGGGTAAAGGTGCATCCACGCTTGCTCGAAAAGCCTCATCTACCCCTCCTAGCGCCCAGCCGCCTGGATCGCCTGCTGACACATTCATAACTGAGCAGCCTGGAGAGCTGAACACATCTCCCATTCCTACCCCTCCTCCAGTAGACAGGGCTAG CTCCAAAGAGGTGTCACCCCATCGGCCGGACCCCACTCATGCCCATGCGCCACACGGGGATGAGCGGCCACCCCCTCCTTACCCCTCCTCCTCTACCACCTCCCACACCCCTCACCACTTCTATCCCAAGCCCCCTCCCTGTGCAAGGCCAGTGGCCCCAGGGCCTGAGTCACAGCCCCCTGACTCTCCACCCTCCCAATTACGCTGGTCCAGCTATGGCCCTCCTCAACCCCAAGCACtcccttcttcctcttcttcctcctcttcctcttcttctcttgaCATTAACTCCAACCCCAAGCCCAGCTGCCTGCATTTCCCCAAACACGGCCCAGCATGTGAGCTGCCAGACGTGAACACATCCCCTCTCTACATTAAAACACCCCTCATTTTGACCCGCAACGAGGTGGCCCTCGGAAACCCCCCTAGCCTTCCCACATCTGGCCCCCCTCCGTGGGCTGCCTGTCCATGTGCCCGTGAACGAGGACCCCCCAGGCTGCCTAG CACTCTAAAGAGCAAGGAGCTCTCACCTGTGATTGGCCATAAGGCCATGCAGGCAGCAGGACAGCCAGTGCCCCCTGTTGGCCAGCAAAGCAACAGCCAATCACCTCACTCAGCTGAGCACAGCCCTCACACTCTGCGCAAAG cAGCCTCAAAGAAGTTGGCCCCTGTGCCACCCAAGGTTCCCTACGGCCAGTCAGGGGCGATGTCCGACCAGTCCACAG